A window of Nicotiana tabacum cultivar K326 chromosome 24, ASM71507v2, whole genome shotgun sequence contains these coding sequences:
- the LOC107809150 gene encoding uncharacterized protein LOC107809150 — protein MKSQPKVTGENNEKQQRKDEQIKIQRKIIIKISDPDATESSSSEEEQENRPSRKQQPKLTVHEIFQDKVKTTTFSSKLPSGVRKRKWGKYCAEIREPFNKKKIWLGTFNTAEEASQVYQSKKLEFEGKIKMAKIAKTNKGISEKSELESKTSDSSNGVEGKGNNSSAGEEQEIGNNSVEELLKGQWIQISDDKEVYISLKLGVPIVDNYGFLLGEFSELDDLSISVCDIENDL, from the coding sequence ATGAAATCGCAACCCAAAGTTACCGgagaaaataatgaaaaacaacaacgaaaagatgaacaaatcaaaatccagagaaaaataataataaaaatctcAGACCCAGATGCTACAGAATCATCATCTTCAGAAGAGGAACAAGAAAATAGACCATCTAGAAAGCAGCAGCCAAAGCTCACTGTTCATGAAATTTTTCAAGATAAGGTAAAAACTACAACTTTTTCTAGCAAATTGCCTTCTGGGGTTCGAAAGAGAAAATGGGGAAAGTATTGTGCTGAGATTAGAGAACCATTTAACAAGAAAAAAATTTGGTTGGGTACTTTTAATACTGCTGAAGAGGCTTCTCAAGTTTATCAGTCTAAGAAACTTGAGTTtgagggaaaaataaaaatggctaaaattgCAAAAACAAACAAGGGTATTTCTGAAAAATCTGAACTTGAGAGTAAGACCTCAGATTCATCAAATGGGGTTGAAGGAAAAGGCAATAATTCTAGTGCAGGGGAAGAACAAGAAATTGGGAATAACAGTGTTGAAGAGTTGTTGAAGGGACAGTGGATACAAATTTCAGATGATAAAGAAGTTTATATTTCATTGAAATTGGGGGTTCCGATTGTtgataattatggatttttattAGGTGAATTTAGTGAATTGGATGATCTTAGTATTTCTGTCTGTGATATAGAAAATGATCTCTGA